The genomic interval GATCGCGATCATCGCCGGCGCGCGCAGGCCGCTCGTGTAGGCGAACAGAGCCAGAATGATGAACGCGATGATGAGCGGCCAGCTGCCTGGGATGCCCATGGCCGTGATGACGGCCTGCATGCCCGTGAGCTGCAGGGCGATGTACGGAATGGTCGCCACGATACCTGTCAGCGCCACGGCGAAGGACAGCAGGCGATCCCCGTAGCGCCCCTGCACGAAGTCGGAGGCGGTGACGTAGCCTTTCGATCTCGCGACGGACCAGAATCTCGGCAGAATCAACAGGAAGATGGGATAGACGACCGTGGTGTACGGCACGGCGTAAAAGCCGAGCGCGCCTTTTCCATACATGAGTCCCGGCACGGCGATGAAGGTATAGGCGGTGTACAGATCTCCACCCACGAGGAACCACGTGATGAGCGTTCCGAATCGGCGCCCGGCGAGTCCCCATTCCTCCAGGTGGGACAGGTCACCGCGCCGCCATCTCGCGGCGACAAAGCCGAGAACGGCGACAAAGAGAAAGAAAATAATAAAAATAGAGAACGCAGTCCAGTTGATCTGCATGCGCTCACCCCCTTACCCTCAGTCGTCCTTGAGGATGTTGTACAAAAATGCGGTGATGATGGCCGCGATGATGATCCAGAGCATCTGGTACCAGTAGAAGTACGGGATGCCCCACAACTCCGGCTTGAGCGATCCGTACAGGCCCGGAAACAGCGATCCGATGACGGGTGCGAGGATGAGCAGGTACCACCACCGCTTCGCTTTCGTGGACGGCTTCTGCGTGTCGTTCACCGTGTGCACCTCCCTTCGAATTGGCTGGCGCTTGCCCATGTAAACAACCGATTGTTTGTCTCTCCGGCTGTCAGCGCTTACAGATGGGCAGCTCGTCATCATTTATAAGCTACGACAGGCTTGTCTGTCAAAGACATGCGTTGGAAAGATGGTGGGCGTTGGTCGCACGCCAGGTTCTGTCCGACACAAGGGGCAGGCGCCCCGCCCAGCGCGTGGAGAGGGCGCGTCACGAGCGCGTCACCTGCGGGATATCGGAAGGCGCACTTCTACCGCGGTGCCGATGGGTGCCTCGGTGCGGCGAATGTGGATCTGGCCGCCGTGCTGTTGCACGATGCGATGCACCACCATCAGCCCGAGGCCCGTCCCCTTTTCCTTCGTGTGGTACAGCGGCTCGCCGAGGTGCTCGAGTACTGAGTCCGGAATGCCTGGCCCCGTGTCCTGGATGTGCACGATGGCCTCGGCCTCCGTCGACGTGACCCACAGAACCACTCGTCCTCGGGTTTCCGCGGCCGCCTCGATGGCGTTTCGCAGGAGGTGAACCATCATTTGCCGCAATTGGCCTGGGTGGCCGAGCACCTGGGCCGGCGGCAGCGGGCCGAGATCGACCGGGACGCCTCGTTCGAGGGCGAGCGGTTCGCACGCTCCGATGGCGGCGCGGGCCATCTCGGCGAGATCGCACGGAATGGGTTTGAAGG from Alicyclobacillus acidocaldarius subsp. acidocaldarius DSM 446 carries:
- a CDS encoding DUF3311 domain-containing protein — encoded protein: MNDTQKPSTKAKRWWYLLILAPVIGSLFPGLYGSLKPELWGIPYFYWYQMLWIIIAAIITAFLYNILKDD